In the Peptoclostridium acidaminophilum DSM 3953 genome, one interval contains:
- a CDS encoding type I restriction-modification system subunit M, whose amino-acid sequence MMSLPQLESWLLNAANIIRGPVDPSDYKAYIFPLLFFKRISDVYEEEYEQALEESNGDIEYAEFEENHRFIIPKGCRWSDLQAKTTNIGAAISSIFRRIELANRKTLSGIFGDVEWKNKDKLSDERLKNLVEHFSLHNLSIKNVEPDMAGRAYEYLIKRFADKTNKKAGEFYTPRSIVKLMTLILDPCEGESVYDPACGEDVIIVTRGKNAVFNRVLKLPQSHKTTNWCAA is encoded by the coding sequence ATGATGAGCTTACCACAACTTGAAAGTTGGCTGCTGAATGCAGCAAATATAATAAGAGGACCTGTTGATCCAAGTGATTATAAGGCATATATCTTCCCCTTGCTATTCTTCAAACGTATTTCTGATGTTTATGAAGAAGAGTATGAACAAGCATTGGAAGAATCTAATGGAGATATTGAGTATGCGGAATTTGAAGAAAATCACCGATTTATAATTCCAAAGGGCTGTAGATGGAGTGATCTACAGGCTAAAACCACTAATATTGGTGCCGCTATATCCAGCATTTTTCGTCGTATAGAACTTGCTAATAGAAAAACTCTTAGCGGTATCTTTGGTGATGTTGAGTGGAAAAACAAAGATAAGCTTTCGGACGAACGTTTAAAAAATCTTGTTGAACATTTTTCTCTACATAACTTATCTATAAAGAATGTTGAGCCGGATATGGCAGGCCGCGCTTATGAATACTTAATTAAGCGCTTTGCTGATAAGACAAATAAAAAGGCGGGGGAATTTTACACACCTCGAAGCATTGTAAAGTTGATGACTTTAATTCTTGACCCATGTGAAGGTGAGTCGGTATATGACCCGGCTTGTGGGGAGGATGTCATAATAGTGACAAGGGGTAAAAACGCTGTATTTAATAGGGTTTTGAAGCTTCCACAAAGTCACAAAACGACAAATTGGTGTGCTGCTTAG
- the istA gene encoding IS21 family transposase, which yields MKGVIIDVDIYQKIREMSTIQGMSQRAIAKTLGISRNTVKKYCDGDSVPWERKEYNRKADILTDDVLKFILHCLEEDKSENINKQQHTARRIYQRLVTEKQFAGGESTVRLAVKRIKGNIPKSFIPLEFDPGEALQIDWGEATVYLDGIKNKINLFCARLCFSCAIFVMAFKHQNEESFLEGQQKAFEFFGGIPHKTIFDNAKVAVKEGFGQYAKIQNRYKAFSAHYAFQPLFCNIASGNEKGLVENLVGFSRRNFLVPVPRIKNLSELNSLLSEKCNEYKQHMIQGREGTVGMRLFQEASYFYSLPKYSFDTSKTAIAKVNEYSTVRFDKNNYSVPATLIGQEATIKAYGNEIRIHHKSAVVASYDRIYGPGGYTSYTLEHYMPLLERKPRSVFNAKPVRQAIQRDLLEWGMKFPNANRDTVKLLRLCLDYGTDRIIGIKNQIPATVSPTIDLVRSYLDGPVSNGVISVATDISVDNVDLSAYDAKFKVAVNG from the coding sequence ATGAAAGGTGTGATCATTGACGTGGACATTTACCAAAAGATTAGAGAAATGAGTACAATCCAGGGTATGTCTCAAAGGGCTATCGCTAAAACGCTCGGCATATCTCGCAATACCGTCAAAAAATATTGTGACGGTGACAGCGTTCCATGGGAACGCAAAGAATACAATCGTAAGGCAGACATTCTGACTGACGATGTATTAAAGTTCATTCTTCATTGCCTTGAGGAAGACAAATCCGAAAATATAAACAAACAGCAGCATACTGCAAGGCGCATATATCAACGGCTTGTAACTGAAAAACAGTTTGCCGGCGGCGAGTCAACAGTAAGATTGGCTGTAAAAAGGATTAAAGGGAATATTCCCAAGTCATTTATCCCATTGGAATTCGATCCGGGGGAAGCTCTCCAAATTGATTGGGGAGAAGCCACCGTGTATCTTGACGGGATTAAAAACAAAATCAATCTCTTTTGTGCAAGGCTATGCTTCAGTTGCGCAATTTTCGTAATGGCATTCAAGCACCAGAACGAGGAATCCTTCTTGGAAGGTCAACAGAAGGCATTTGAATTCTTTGGCGGTATTCCTCATAAAACAATATTTGATAATGCTAAAGTTGCAGTAAAAGAAGGCTTTGGCCAATACGCAAAGATTCAAAACAGGTACAAGGCCTTTAGCGCCCATTATGCATTTCAACCGTTGTTTTGCAACATTGCAAGCGGAAATGAAAAGGGCCTGGTTGAAAACCTTGTAGGATTTTCAAGAAGAAACTTCCTGGTTCCTGTTCCAAGGATAAAAAACTTATCAGAGCTGAATAGTTTACTATCAGAAAAATGCAACGAGTATAAGCAGCATATGATACAAGGACGTGAGGGAACTGTCGGTATGCGGCTCTTTCAAGAAGCATCATACTTCTACTCACTTCCAAAATACAGTTTTGATACAAGCAAAACTGCGATTGCAAAAGTAAATGAATACTCCACAGTAAGGTTTGATAAAAACAATTATTCAGTTCCGGCAACACTGATAGGCCAGGAAGCCACAATAAAGGCCTATGGCAACGAAATCAGAATACATCACAAGTCTGCAGTCGTGGCATCCTATGACCGCATCTATGGTCCAGGGGGCTACACCAGCTATACTCTGGAGCACTACATGCCACTTCTGGAACGAAAGCCACGCTCCGTATTCAACGCCAAACCTGTAAGGCAGGCTATTCAGAGAGACCTGCTTGAATGGGGAATGAAATTCCCAAATGCAAACAGGGATACTGTCAAACTTCTTCGATTGTGCCTTGATTATGGCACTGACAGGATAATCGGCATTAAAAACCAAATACCTGCTACGGTAAGTCCCACAATCGACCTGGTACGAAGTTACTTGGATGGTCCTGTATCAAACGGCGTAATATCGGTTGCAACGGATATCTCAGTTGATAATGTGGACCTATCGGCTTATGATGCCAAATTCAAAGTGGCGGTGAACGGATAA
- a CDS encoding membrane protein — protein MTTTEIQAVLDELHSILSSNTVIDKKKRDKLISEIEQLKKGFKDIPEIHENLTDVYTSLVKKGKELKALYRSKVTANDKKELESKASYYIRYLKAAKGDFLGETPYVIKYIRFFFVTAILFIALSPMYFGFILPGLMFVPIFLGLRGVKQRTKPGFHFSLAVVPVGIMTAALWVRYGMYAMMNFEKEVAAAMQNSGQGEFVAQLLVAGPPILGALLMICACMQAYFGYKSKDLFI, from the coding sequence ATGACGACAACTGAAATACAAGCCGTTCTGGATGAGCTGCATTCAATACTATCGTCCAACACTGTCATCGACAAAAAGAAAAGGGACAAGCTCATATCAGAAATCGAGCAGCTGAAGAAAGGTTTTAAGGATATACCTGAAATACACGAAAACCTGACTGATGTCTATACATCGCTTGTAAAAAAAGGCAAGGAGCTTAAGGCGCTGTATAGGAGCAAGGTGACAGCCAATGACAAAAAGGAACTCGAATCAAAGGCAAGTTACTACATAAGATATTTGAAGGCCGCCAAGGGAGACTTTCTTGGGGAAACTCCATACGTAATAAAGTACATAAGATTCTTCTTTGTAACGGCTATTCTTTTCATAGCCCTTTCGCCTATGTATTTTGGATTCATATTGCCAGGACTTATGTTCGTGCCTATATTCCTTGGTTTAAGAGGTGTTAAGCAGCGGACAAAGCCGGGATTTCATTTCAGTCTGGCTGTAGTGCCGGTGGGTATAATGACTGCTGCTCTTTGGGTCAGATACGGAATGTATGCCATGATGAATTTTGAAAAGGAAGTTGCTGCGGCTATGCAAAATTCTGGACAAGGAGAGTTCGTTGCGCAGCTTCTGGTTGCTGGACCGCCGATACTTGGAGCGCTGCTTATGATATGCGCATGCATGCAAGCGTACTTCGGCTACAAAAGCAAGGATCTTTTCATATAA
- the istB gene encoding IS21-like element helper ATPase IstB produces the protein MGEINVKAQSISLYCKQLKLPTFCDYENMIRQMDTNMSYEDFLLALLRVENDQRQENNRKRRIKAAKYPYLKTLDEFDTSRLKHVKEPFIFELSECDYIDKHQNIVMIGNPGTGKTHLAISLGLKACTLGYSVKFYNAASLATELVEASEYKRLAKLEKQLSKVDLLILDELSYLSFNRHQSDLLFKVISDRSEKGSIIITTNLEFSRWTELFDNPIMVAALVDRITFRSYVLNMNGDSYRKDSNSK, from the coding sequence ATGGGTGAAATAAACGTGAAGGCACAGTCTATTTCTCTTTACTGCAAGCAGCTCAAGCTCCCTACCTTTTGTGATTATGAAAATATGATCCGTCAGATGGACACCAATATGAGCTATGAGGATTTCCTCCTTGCGCTACTAAGAGTTGAGAACGACCAGCGTCAGGAAAATAATCGCAAAAGGCGGATCAAAGCTGCAAAGTATCCATATTTGAAGACTCTTGATGAATTTGATACAAGCCGGCTTAAACATGTAAAAGAACCTTTTATTTTTGAGTTGTCTGAGTGCGACTACATAGACAAACATCAAAACATTGTAATGATAGGGAATCCCGGAACAGGCAAGACGCATCTTGCAATAAGCCTTGGCTTGAAAGCCTGCACCCTCGGATATTCCGTCAAGTTTTATAACGCCGCATCACTTGCAACTGAATTGGTCGAGGCCAGCGAGTACAAAAGGCTGGCAAAGCTTGAAAAACAGCTGTCTAAAGTTGATCTGCTAATACTAGATGAACTCTCATACCTAAGCTTTAACAGGCATCAGTCAGATCTGCTTTTCAAGGTAATCTCTGATCGATCCGAAAAAGGCAGCATCATAATAACCACAAATCTTGAATTCTCAAGATGGACAGAGCTTTTCGATAATCCAATAATGGTCGCAGCCCTAGTTGACAGAATAACATTCCGCTCCTATGTATTAAACATGAATGGCGATTCTTATCGAAAGGACAGCAACAGCAAATAA
- a CDS encoding N-6 DNA methylase — protein sequence MRFSGECVTEQNLAKLMAAIGSPVNGSVYDFAVGYGILAAECAKGKDVHVLAQDIDRTCAAVTIMMLTMAGCLNSTVLCGDTIINPLTTVLNNERTFDCVISSPPFGLKRSVKDANFESGQQADAYEYGLEFKLTGDLTFSRHLIASLRKDGIGVIQVPMGALFRGGMEEKVRANMIRDNYIDAIIELPAGIVAATSIKTALIVFKKDRKEKDIYMLDASREAAKDFIESNGRASVRITDYGVREIQRMVKSREVIEGLSTIITQKELAENNYNLSVGAYLQKSIEQVVIEEDIDALRKNNTMLLAKLQQLDKKLNETIERIE from the coding sequence ATCAGGTTTTCCGGAGAGTGTGTCACAGAGCAAAATCTCGCTAAACTCATGGCCGCAATTGGTAGTCCTGTTAATGGTTCTGTTTATGACTTTGCCGTTGGCTATGGGATTCTGGCTGCGGAGTGCGCAAAAGGGAAAGATGTGCATGTACTTGCACAAGACATCGATAGAACCTGTGCCGCGGTAACGATAATGATGTTAACAATGGCTGGTTGTCTAAATTCCACTGTGTTATGCGGAGATACGATAATAAATCCGTTGACTACCGTTCTGAATAATGAGAGGACTTTTGATTGCGTCATATCTTCTCCGCCGTTTGGGCTTAAACGTTCCGTAAAAGATGCAAATTTTGAGAGCGGCCAACAGGCTGATGCTTACGAATATGGACTTGAATTTAAGCTAACAGGTGATCTGACTTTTTCGCGCCATTTGATCGCTTCATTAAGGAAGGACGGCATCGGAGTCATACAAGTGCCAATGGGCGCATTGTTCCGGGGTGGTATGGAAGAAAAGGTTAGAGCCAACATGATAAGAGATAACTATATCGACGCAATAATTGAATTACCTGCTGGTATCGTAGCCGCAACAAGTATAAAAACAGCACTTATTGTCTTTAAGAAGGATCGAAAAGAAAAAGATATTTATATGCTCGATGCAAGCCGGGAAGCGGCTAAGGATTTTATTGAGAGCAATGGTCGAGCCAGTGTTCGGATTACTGATTATGGAGTTAGAGAAATTCAGCGGATGGTGAAATCGCGTGAAGTCATAGAAGGATTATCGACAATCATCACGCAGAAGGAACTGGCTGAAAACAATTATAATCTTAGTGTTGGTGCATATTTACAGAAGAGCATTGAACAAGTCGTTATTGAAGAAGATATCGATGCCCTGCGTAAAAACAATACGATGTTGCTTGCAAAATTGCAGCAACTCGACAAGAAGCTTAACGAAACAATCGAAAGGATTGAATAG
- a CDS encoding replication initiator protein A — MEFEYYHNNDGDQFRYIQLPTILLEHEYFSGLSLEAIVLYSMMLNRISLSFRNGWIDEHSRVYIYFTLEEVMKKLRCKSQKATKIIAELDVDKGIGLIERKRQGLGKPTIIYVKNFMSIFKNKDYGKTEVQTSENQNSVTLKNRSPDCGKSKSNYIDISEPDLRKNDMRSDTSLFGLFQNVILTQEDYEELSRTIVEDLDGLIDRLSAYMTSTGKTYKSHKATLLSWHLQDEKKFKKKSTVLSYDDYDKGEHL, encoded by the coding sequence GTGGAATTTGAATATTACCACAACAATGATGGTGATCAGTTTCGATATATTCAGTTGCCAACCATCTTGTTAGAACATGAATATTTTTCTGGTTTATCTTTGGAAGCCATCGTCTTGTATTCCATGATGCTTAACCGAATAAGTTTGTCATTTAGGAACGGTTGGATTGATGAGCACTCAAGAGTATATATCTATTTCACATTGGAAGAGGTCATGAAGAAGCTTAGATGCAAATCACAAAAAGCAACGAAGATTATAGCTGAACTTGATGTAGATAAAGGTATAGGACTGATTGAGAGGAAAAGGCAAGGTCTTGGAAAGCCGACAATTATTTATGTGAAAAACTTTATGAGTATTTTCAAGAATAAAGACTATGGAAAAACAGAAGTCCAGACTAGTGAAAATCAAAACTCTGTAACTTTGAAAAACAGAAGTCCTGACTGCGGTAAATCAAAATCTAACTATATAGATATTAGTGAACCTGATTTAAGAAAGAATGATATGAGGAGTGACACCTCCCTTTTTGGATTATTTCAAAATGTCATTTTAACTCAAGAAGACTATGAAGAACTCTCAAGAACGATTGTTGAAGACCTAGATGGTTTGATAGACAGGCTATCAGCCTACATGACTTCAACAGGAAAGACCTATAAGAGCCATAAAGCAACGCTTTTATCCTGGCACTTACAGGATGAAAAGAAATTTAAAAAGAAATCAACCGTACTTAGCTACGATGATTATGACAAAGGAGAACACTTGTGA
- the rlmD gene encoding 23S rRNA (uracil(1939)-C(5))-methyltransferase RlmD, whose translation MLRESGIYEVEIIDLTEKGEGIGKIEGLTVFVDGTLVGDKAKVKLTKLKKNYATGELIELISPSEGRVESLCPYDECGGCQVMNLSYKKQLELKKNSVTQTLRRIGSLDESVSVHDVLGMEYPYEYRNKAQFPVGKKDGEIVVGFYKKGTHDIVDAKSCCIHRKVNEQIIELVKYYMKENNISAYDETIHKGTIRHIVTKIGFTTGEIMVVIVTNSKKLKNANLLAHALKSNIPGFKTLVQNVNMDKTNVILGKHNNIVYGEGKITDFIGSLSFEISPLSFFQVNPLQTRVLYEKALEYAALTGDETVFDIYCGTGTISLFLAQKARKVYGIEVIQEAIDAARENAVRNGIQNTEFFTGKAEDVVPRLYEQGYTADVVVVDPPRKGCDEKVLGTIVEMHPKRVVYVSCNPSTLARDIKYLCEKGFKVKEVQPVDMFPHTMHVETVCLMSKVNK comes from the coding sequence ATGCTTAGAGAATCAGGAATATATGAAGTTGAAATAATAGACCTTACAGAAAAGGGTGAAGGTATAGGAAAAATAGAAGGGCTTACTGTTTTTGTGGATGGCACGCTAGTGGGTGACAAGGCAAAGGTCAAGCTCACAAAGCTAAAGAAAAACTATGCAACGGGCGAGCTCATAGAGTTGATTTCGCCTTCTGAGGGCAGGGTGGAGTCTCTGTGCCCGTACGACGAGTGCGGAGGCTGCCAGGTAATGAACCTCTCTTATAAAAAGCAGCTCGAGCTTAAGAAAAATAGCGTAACTCAGACCTTGAGGCGAATTGGCAGTCTTGATGAGAGTGTGTCTGTGCATGACGTCCTGGGAATGGAGTATCCCTATGAATACAGGAATAAGGCGCAATTCCCCGTAGGTAAAAAAGACGGAGAAATAGTAGTTGGTTTCTACAAGAAGGGAACTCACGACATTGTGGACGCCAAGAGCTGCTGCATACACAGGAAGGTAAACGAGCAGATAATAGAGCTAGTAAAATACTACATGAAGGAAAATAATATAAGTGCGTATGACGAGACAATCCACAAAGGTACGATAAGGCACATAGTGACAAAGATAGGATTTACAACGGGCGAGATAATGGTGGTAATAGTTACAAATTCAAAGAAGCTAAAAAACGCCAATCTGCTGGCGCATGCACTTAAATCCAACATACCGGGATTCAAAACGCTTGTTCAGAATGTAAACATGGACAAGACAAACGTCATACTTGGAAAGCACAATAACATAGTATATGGCGAAGGCAAGATAACAGATTTCATAGGAAGTCTGAGCTTTGAAATATCGCCGCTTTCTTTCTTTCAGGTAAATCCGCTCCAGACAAGAGTGCTATATGAAAAGGCTCTTGAGTATGCGGCTCTGACCGGGGACGAGACGGTGTTCGACATATACTGCGGCACAGGCACGATATCGCTATTTCTTGCACAGAAGGCCAGGAAGGTATACGGAATAGAAGTGATACAGGAGGCAATTGATGCCGCCAGGGAAAACGCGGTGCGCAACGGCATTCAAAACACTGAATTCTTCACAGGGAAAGCAGAGGATGTGGTTCCAAGACTCTACGAGCAGGGATATACTGCTGATGTTGTAGTAGTAGACCCGCCAAGAAAGGGCTGCGACGAGAAGGTGCTTGGCACAATAGTTGAAATGCATCCAAAGAGGGTAGTATATGTTTCCTGCAATCCTTCTACGCTTGCAAGAGATATTAAGTATTTGTGCGAGAAAGGTTTTAAAGTCAAGGAAGTACAGCCTGTCGACATGTTCCCTCATACAATGCACGTGGAGACGGTATGTTTGATGTCAAAAGTGAATAAATAG
- a CDS encoding ATP-binding protein has translation MSEMKKIRMGEASFNYSPETAYEKNGNVYCNTCHEQINGEVVNMMGTWMCFRIQCQCEKEEEKRWKERERVMRVNQLKDTCFTNPKQRNYTLDKCLISNEKTIGVVSNYIKKFDEVRKKNVGLLFFGEVGSGKSYLAAAIANAVMEEYEITCKMRNFSQIINDLQSGGFDLDKNRYIDSLVRTPLLILDDLGIERNTPYALEQVYNIINGRSLQGLPTIITTNLSLEDIKNHTESIELKRIYSRVLEMCIPVLVSGADIREQIHKKKIQESRELLL, from the coding sequence ATGAGTGAAATGAAGAAAATTAGAATGGGAGAAGCAAGTTTTAACTACTCTCCAGAAACAGCCTATGAGAAAAACGGCAATGTCTATTGCAACACATGCCATGAACAGATTAATGGCGAAGTAGTCAATATGATGGGCACTTGGATGTGTTTCAGAATTCAGTGCCAGTGTGAAAAGGAAGAAGAAAAAAGATGGAAAGAACGGGAGCGAGTAATGCGGGTAAATCAATTAAAGGACACTTGTTTTACTAATCCTAAACAAAGAAACTACACGCTAGATAAATGTCTTATCAGTAATGAAAAAACAATCGGTGTTGTTTCTAACTACATTAAGAAATTCGATGAGGTAAGAAAAAAGAATGTGGGTCTTCTCTTCTTTGGTGAAGTTGGTAGCGGTAAAAGCTATCTGGCCGCAGCGATAGCAAATGCAGTGATGGAAGAATATGAAATCACCTGTAAGATGCGAAACTTCTCCCAGATTATCAATGACTTGCAGTCAGGCGGATTCGACCTAGACAAAAACAGATATATTGATTCACTGGTCAGAACACCACTTCTTATCCTTGATGATTTAGGGATTGAGAGAAATACACCATACGCTTTAGAACAAGTCTACAACATCATCAATGGTCGAAGTTTACAAGGCTTACCAACCATAATTACTACCAATTTAAGTCTTGAAGATATCAAGAATCACACAGAAAGCATCGAGCTAAAGAGAATTTATTCCAGAGTTCTAGAGATGTGTATTCCCGTTCTAGTGAGTGGAGCAGATATCAGAGAACAGATTCATAAAAAGAAAATACAAGAATCAAGAGAGTTGCTCTTGTAG
- a CDS encoding PcfB family protein, with protein sequence MINEETSNKTLHMEMQAAKVTAKGIQKLLKDLMQKLDQQKQSLDSYLKSSSKEVTMKDMVKKGQLEELEVKDCDLKELKKELNKNGVKFSVMKDKETGNHSVFFQAKDTAVMEKAFRNTLATVEKKEAKKDSVIQSIDKYKQAMKDTVTKDKVKNKQKEQSL encoded by the coding sequence ATGATTAACGAAGAAACTAGTAATAAGACCTTGCACATGGAAATGCAAGCAGCAAAAGTAACTGCAAAGGGAATACAAAAACTGTTAAAGGATCTCATGCAAAAGCTAGACCAACAGAAGCAGAGCCTTGATAGTTATCTAAAAAGTTCCTCAAAGGAAGTCACCATGAAAGATATGGTGAAAAAGGGGCAACTGGAAGAATTAGAGGTTAAAGATTGTGACCTAAAGGAACTGAAAAAAGAACTCAATAAAAATGGAGTGAAGTTTTCAGTGATGAAAGATAAGGAAACAGGAAATCACTCGGTATTCTTTCAAGCGAAAGATACGGCTGTTATGGAAAAGGCATTTCGTAATACCTTAGCCACTGTTGAGAAAAAGGAAGCGAAGAAAGATTCTGTGATTCAATCAATCGATAAATATAAACAAGCGATGAAAGATACTGTCACGAAGGATAAGGTGAAAAATAAGCAAAAGGAGCAAAGTCTATGA
- a CDS encoding phage antirepressor KilAC domain-containing protein, giving the protein MAQKFTSAWLKYSLTFRYYDQLVSQNLLTNLRNTAKELKIPQNKFIAFLLENKYIYRDKYERLLPYAQKNKGYFEIKEWYNFYNDLVGIQTMVTPKGREHFLILTGGDVTCD; this is encoded by the coding sequence GTGGCTCAGAAATTCACTAGCGCCTGGCTCAAATATTCATTGACATTCAGATACTATGATCAGCTAGTGAGTCAAAATCTTTTAACGAACCTAAGAAACACAGCAAAGGAGCTAAAAATTCCACAAAATAAATTCATTGCGTTTTTACTGGAAAACAAATATATCTATCGAGATAAGTATGAAAGGCTTCTTCCCTATGCACAAAAGAACAAGGGCTATTTCGAGATTAAAGAGTGGTACAACTTCTATAATGATTTAGTTGGGATTCAAACCATGGTAACACCAAAAGGTCGGGAGCATTTTCTGATTCTGACTGGAGGTGATGTCACTTGTGACTAG
- a CDS encoding restriction endonuclease subunit S domain-containing protein yields the protein MKIGNASKINVYSGQIISRVEAKDEVGDNVLEERKVLIPKAISNGRVNHSDLGIVKLKKSVDAERITKKGDVVLKLSTPYDAAYIEEDDEGLVVPSFCCIIRIGKEAKINPEFLVAYLNTSYARELLKAKVAGSTMPMIKISDVKDFEVPDISITKQQTLGEAYSLSCHKQSVLKDLLLNEQKIIENVLMNTVKEALAND from the coding sequence ATGAAAATTGGTAATGCTTCAAAAATCAATGTCTATTCTGGCCAGATAATTTCGAGAGTGGAAGCTAAAGACGAGGTTGGAGATAATGTGTTAGAAGAAAGAAAGGTGCTTATACCAAAAGCGATTTCAAATGGCCGAGTAAATCATTCTGATTTAGGAATTGTGAAACTAAAAAAGTCTGTTGATGCCGAACGAATAACAAAGAAGGGTGATGTAGTTCTAAAACTATCTACTCCATATGATGCGGCATATATCGAAGAAGATGATGAAGGATTGGTTGTTCCCTCCTTTTGCTGCATTATTCGTATAGGGAAAGAAGCTAAAATTAATCCTGAATTCTTAGTTGCCTATCTCAATACATCGTATGCACGAGAGTTGCTTAAAGCAAAGGTAGCCGGTTCCACAATGCCCATGATTAAAATCAGTGATGTGAAAGACTTTGAGGTACCTGATATTTCGATTACAAAACAGCAAACACTGGGTGAAGCATATTCTCTAAGTTGTCATAAGCAGTCGGTGTTAAAAGATCTCTTATTAAATGAACAGAAAATAATAGAGAATGTATTGATGAATACTGTAAAGGAGGCGCTCGCGAATGACTAA
- a CDS encoding BRO-N domain-containing protein: protein MRENQIQQFQNQHFGKLTVIEIDSEFFFIGKEVAELLGYKNGSRDVNRHVDEEDRCIFQNYQNGTFENIPNRGVTIINESGLYSLILLSKLPSAKAFKHWVTKEVLPSIRKHGGYIGNQENKSNEEILASAVLVAQRVIQEKEQVIEQLKPKADYYV from the coding sequence ATGAGAGAAAATCAAATACAACAATTTCAGAATCAACATTTTGGAAAGCTCACTGTCATAGAAATTGATAGTGAGTTTTTCTTTATAGGAAAAGAAGTCGCAGAACTACTGGGATACAAAAATGGTAGCAGAGATGTAAATCGGCATGTTGATGAAGAAGATCGGTGCATATTTCAAAACTACCAAAACGGTACTTTTGAAAATATACCAAATAGAGGAGTAACCATTATCAACGAATCAGGACTTTATAGCTTGATTTTGTTATCAAAGCTTCCGAGTGCAAAAGCTTTTAAACACTGGGTGACGAAAGAAGTTTTACCAAGCATTCGAAAACATGGTGGTTATATTGGAAATCAAGAAAATAAATCAAATGAAGAAATTCTTGCCAGTGCAGTCCTTGTTGCTCAAAGGGTAATTCAGGAAAAAGAACAAGTAATCGAGCAGTTAAAACCAAAAGCAGATTACTATGTGTGA